The nucleotide window GGCCGAATACCTCACCGCACCTGACGGAGCACTTCGGACCCGGGCCGCACGGACAGCGCGAGGAGTGATCAAGAGATGGCGCTGACGATCATGATCGGCTTCGCCGACGCCTTCTCCGCGATCGAGGTGGCCTGGTCACTGCAATCCGCAGGATTCTCGGTGGTGGCGTTGAACCGCTCGGGCACTCGACCCGCGCTCCGCCACGTCCGCGGCGTACGGCTGATCGAGGTGACCAGGCCCGAGCACAGCGCGGCACGGTGTCTGGACGACATCACGACCGCTGTCGAAAGCATCGGACCGGCTGCGATGATGCCCTTGGACGATGCGTCGTTGTGGCTGTTCTCCCGGGTCGACGCCGGGGAATCTGTGCTGGTGGGACCTGATCGGAACGGTGCCGATTGGGCGTTGAACAAGGCAGCTCAATTGCGCACAGCGTCTGCGCACGGCCTGGCCGTACCGGACACGCTGGTGATCACGGCGGCATCGCAACTCGACACCCTCGACCTGCCATGCATCGTGAAGCCTTCGGCTGCTGTCGAACTCGTCGATGATCATCTTGTCCGGCCGACCGGCCGGGTATGCGGCGACCGATCCGAGGTAGACCGAGCCCGTACTTCCTTGTCCGGGTATCCCCTGCTGGCACAGCCGATCAAGACCGGGGTCGGCGAAGGAGTCTTCGGCTACGTCGGTCCGGAAGGTCCGACTGCGTGGTCAGCGCATCGACGCGTACGGATGGTGAACCCACAGGGTTCGGCATCATCTGCCTGCGAGTCGGCCGACCCCGATCCTGCGCTACTGAACAGCGTTTCGGCGATGATGGCCGCGCTGGGATGGCGCGGACAGTTCATGGCCGAGTTCCTCCGCGACGTCGACGGAACTCCGTGGTTCATGGAGGTCAACGGCAGGGCCTGGGGAAGCATGGCTCTATCACGTCGTCGCGGTTACGAGTACCCCGCCTGGACGGTGCAGCAGGCACTAGGTCTGCCGATCCGGCCGAGCGTTCCCGTCGATGCGCCGCATGTGAGATGTCGGCACGTCGGCCGGGAGATCCTGCATGCAGCGTTCGTATGGCGAGGGCCCCAATCACAGGCACTTGATCATTGGCCGAAGCGCGGCGCGACGATCCGAGGTTTGCTGACGGTGCAACGACGGGATCGCGTGTACAACTGGAATCGTCGGCAGCCGCACGTGCTGCTCGCCGACACCTGGCAGGCGCTGAGCAGCCAGGCTCGTGGCCGGAAGCGAGCCGTGCGATGAAGTATCGGCGACTCGCCGCTCACATTCACTCGGACTTCTCCGACGACTGCGACTGGCCGTTGATCAAAATCGTCCGTCGGCTGCGGTGGATGGGCTACGACGGTGCGATGGTCTGCGAACACGATCGGACGATGACCGACGAGAAGTGGCAGTTGATCGTCCGCACCTGCGAGCAGATCAGTGCCACCGGCTTCCTGATTGTGCCGGGGATCGAATACCAGGATCCGAGCCACACGATCCACCTGCCCGTGTACGGCGAGATCCCCTTTCTCGGCAGCAGCCCGGCGGTACCGGAGCTACTGTCGCACGCCCGTAGCCACGGTGCGGTCAGTGTTTTCGCCCACCCGGCTCGCCGGTCGGCTCATGATCATTTCGACCCGGCGTGGTTCGCCGATCTCACCGCGATCGAAGTATGGAACCGCAAGTACGACGGGGTTCGGCCCAACACCTGGGCTTTGCGGACCGCCGCCGAGAACAACCTGATGCAGTTCACCGCGCTCGACTTCCACGGCCCTCGCCAGCTGTTCCCCCTGTCCGTGCGGGTACGCGCTTCGGCCGGCGACACCGCCGGTGGGGTGGTGGCCGCAATTTTCTCCGGGGCGTCCATGCCCGGTGCCATCGGGACCAGTCCGGACCGGCTCGCCGACGGTCTAGCCGGTCGGGCGTTGGCAGGGATGGAGGCCAGGCGAGCGGCCCTTGCCCCGGTCATCCGGCGCTGGGAGTCGCTGCTGACCGGTCATCGAGGCATGAGCTGAGAATCGGCAGGTTTGCCGCGGGCAGCTGCTGTCCGAGGAACATAGCGACGAAAGTCCCGAGATGGATCAACGGTCCACGCCGACACTCCTGCGCGGCTAAGTTGACTATGGCAGCGGGCGCCGATTCCTGCTGCAAACGAGGTGAATGCCTGGCTAGGGGGAGCCATGACTTTCATCGCCGACCAGCATGTCGTCGATTCGGCGTGGTCCATCGACCACGTGATCATCACTCGGTTCAACCTCCCGTCGCCCGGACGCGAGCAGAGCATCCGCTCTCGCGAAGGGTGGCTGAGGAGGCGGGTCGAGTTGTTCGAAACCTATTGCGAACCGTCCGTCGTCCGACAGACGTCGCAGGACTTTCATTGGTTGATCTACTTCGACCCGGACAGCCCTGACTGGCTGAAGGCCTGGATCGAACGTAACGACCGACGGTTCACGCCATTCTTCCGGACGAGCGTTCCGCACGACGCCCTGATCGATGATCTTCGTCGGCTGACGGGCGCCACAGGGCAGATCTTGATCACCACCAACCTGGACAACGACGACGGGCTGTCTCCCGATTTCGTCGCTCGGGTTCAGCAGTCGACATCGGGGACTGCGCGGCGGGCGATCTATCTGACCCGGGGTGTGATCATGCACGGTCACAAGCTCTACTTGTACCGCGATCGGTTAAACGCCTTCTGCTCGGTCTCGGAGAGTTGGGAGGCCCCGGTCACCGCGTGGGCGGATTGGCACAACCGGCTCGGTCGCTCGATGCCGGTTGCCCAGCTGACCGGCGCGCCCGGGTGGTTGCAGGTCGTTCATGGTGGCAATGTGAGCAACCGCGTCCACGGTCGACGTGTGGCACTGAGCAAGGTCGCCGGCTTGTTGCCGGGCACCGTACCGATGCCCGATGACCCGGGTCAGATCCGTTGCCTGGCAGAGAATCTCACACTACGACCGATGCGGGGCGTGCGGACGGTAGTTCGCTCCACCATCCGTCGAACGCTCATTCGAGCCTTCGGACGGGACGGCTTCGATCGGCTCAAGAACGCAGTAGCCGAGATCCCCCAACGCGTAGGTGGCAGCCTTCCCGAAGCCTCCGTCGGCGACGGGGAGCAGGTCCGCTGATGCGGCTCGTCGACACCCTTCGCAGCTTGGCGCGCCGGTGGTACATCCTGCTCGCCGGGATCTTGGTGACCGGTGCGATCGCCTACGGCGCCTTCACCTCGATCACACCGACCTACCAAGCGCAGGGGCGAGTGCTGCTGATGCCTCCGACGCTGACGGTCGGGCCCAAGGGCAACCCGTACCTCTTCCTCGGCGGCATGTCGCAGGCCGTTGACGTGTTGATCGGCAAGGCGAGCGCCGAGACGATCGTCGAATCGATCACGACCGCCCACCCCGGCACGACGTACACGCTCGTGGCCGATCCGACGACCAGCGCGCCGGTGGTCCTGATCACCGCGACAAGCCATGACCCGGACTCTGCGATGGCGGTGATGAAGCAGGCCGTGGGAACGGTCGACACCACCTTGACCAGGATGCAGGACGCAGAACATCTCGGCGACAAGCTCCGCATCCGGGCCGAAACCCTTGACCTGGATTCGGAGCCGACGCCGCAGACCAAGACCCAACTCGCTGCGACCATCGTCGCGGCCGGGGCCGGACTGGTCGGGACCGTCGTGCTCACAGGGTTCATCGATGGCTGGCTGGTCCAGCGACGGCTTCGCCGGCAGGGTACGCAGCCGGAGTCGGACCGCAACGGCGGGCCCGAGGAGTCACCCGAGAGTTCAGCCCCATCGGACGTCGCCGAGCCGACGCCAGGTCCCGGCTCTGCCGAGGCAGCACGCGAACCGGCTGCCGGCTCCGATCCGGCCGGCTCCGGGGCCACACCGCCGGACGACCGAACGTCCGGAGCCGGGAGATCACGCGAAACCGCGACCGTCCCGTGACGACTCGTCAAGTTGCGCTGGCGCTGCGTCGGCGTTGGTACGTGGTGCTGTTCGGTCTGCTCTGTTCGGTGGCCGGCGTGATCGGCCTCGACGGTCCGCACCGGCTCTACACCGTGCAGACCGAGTTCGTGTTCGTCGGGCCCGGCAATCCTGCGATCACCGGCCTTCCCGATGCGCGAGCCGAGACGTTGACCGACTTCGCGGGCGTTGTGGGGCGCAAGTACGAGGCTTCCCATCCGACCATCGAGCTCACGTCCCCGACCGCAACCTTGTTCGGCAACGGAATTCGACAAGGGGTGTCCGTTCAACTCGCCAACGCCGGCAGCCAGTGGGTGCACTCGTACAACCGGCCGGTGTTGATCGTTCAGATCATCGGCGATGATCCGGTAGAGGTCCAGCAGACACTCGGCCAGGTGAGCACCGCCCTTACCGCGATCACGCGCCAGTTGCAGACCGAGGCCGGTGCCGCTCCGAGCACGTACATCACGGTCTTCAACGACACCCAGCACAGTCTGATCGGATCGTTCGGCAACTCTCGGATGAGCCGAATGAAGGCCGCCGGAATCATCGCCGGTCTCGGCGTCGGTGCCTCGATCGCGCTCGCGGTCGCCGCCGATGAGTTCATCGGTCGGCGACGGTCGCAGACGATCGTGCGAGCGGCCACCGGACCGACACCGGGCCGAAGTGACGGCCGTGGCGGCACCGGTTTCGACGCCGTGACGTTCCTGACCATCTATCTCGTGCTGGCCTGCGCATTGCCGTCCTACTTGGTGATTCCCGCGCTCGGCCAGATCGGCCGTCCCTCGATTCTCTGGGGCCTCGCCGGCGTTGTCTGGTGGGTCTATTTCCGATTGCAACGAACGACGCCGCTGGCGACCGGCGCCAGGTCGGTCCATCTGGCTCTGTGGGCATTCCTCGCCGTCGCCCTCGCCGGCCTGGCGCGCGCCTATCTCCTTGGCCTGCCGACAACGCAGACCGGTCCGGCCGATGCCGGGCTCCTGCGCCTGCTGAGCTGGGCCGGTGTCGCCCTGGTCGCGCTGGACGGTATCCCCAGTCTCGACCGATTGCTGACGCTGTTGCGGCGGATCGCCCTACTTGGCGGCCTGATGGCGATCCTGGGGCTACTGCAATTCGCCACTGGCCGATCGTTCGTCGACGCGCTGACCCTGCCCGGGTTCGCGGTGAGCTCGGACTTCGACAGCATTCAGGGACGCGCAGGATTCGTACGTGCCGCAGGCACCGCGTCCCATCCGTTGGAGTATGCCTCAGTGCTGTGCATCGCACTGCCGATCGGCATCGTGTTGGGAGCGACGGATCGGCGGCGCGGAGTTCTGCTGCGCTGGTGGCCACCGCTGGTGATCAGCCTTGCCGTGTTGATCTCCGTGTCCAGATCGGCGATCGTCGGAACGGTTGCCGGCGTGGTGTTGCTACTGCCCGCCATTCCCCCGCGGCTCCGGGTCAAGGCCGTCGGTGTCGTCTTCACGCTGCTCGGTCTGGTCTTCTTCCTGGTGCCCGGGATGATCGGTACGTTGCGAGGTCTGTTTCTCGGCATCAACGGCGATCCGAGCACGCAGTCGCGGACTGACAGCGTTGCGGGTGCCGTCGCGATCGCCGGCCGGGCACCCTTGATCGGTAGCGGTTTCGGCACGTTCCTCCCCCAGGAGTTGATCTTGGACAACGAGTATCTGGGATTGGTGATCGAGGTCGGCTTCATCGGTTGCGGATTGTTCATCATCGCTTTGATCGCTGCCGCTTGGTCGGCTTGGCGGTCCGGGCGAGGTGCCGCTCGTGAGCCGTGGGTCCAACTCGGCCCCGCCGTTGCGGCTGCACTGGTGTCCGGATCAACCACGATGATCTTCTTCGACGGCCTGTCGTTTCCGATGTCCGCCGCGCTTCTCTTTGTGCTGCTCGGAATCGCCGGTGCGCTGAGCCGGCTGCTCGCTGGCGACCAGCGTGTCTCAGCCAGTCAAGACGCGCTTGTTGCGCGAGTGCGGTGGCCGGCCCGAAGCGTAGAGACGGCAACCCCGAAATCCTCCTCGATGACCCCTGCCAGCTGACTCCCCGTCTCACCCCAGCTGCAACCGCGGGTCCGAGCCGCTTGGGCGGCCTGTACCGATCTGTCGGGACCGCCGACAGCCTCGGTCAAACCAGCTGCGATCCCGTCCGGAGTGGCGGGCGCCCAGATCGCGCCGTCGTCTGCGAGCCCGAGCCTCGCCAAGGGAGAGTCGTTGATCACGGGGATTGTGCCCGCCGCCAGCATCTCCTCGGCGACCAACGAGATGTTGGTGAAGGACAGCGAGACGCCTGCAATCGTTTGGTTGTAGAGCTCATTCAGCGCCCGCGGCGAAACGCTACCGTGCTGAGTCAATGGAATGGACCAGCCGGTTACCTGGTCTCCAACGACATGGATGGCTTGCTCGGGGTGACTTTGGTGAAAGAGATGCAGCGCTCGACGCGCCAACCAATATCCCCGACGATCGGCTCCGGTCTTGGCGTAGAACACGACCCCTGACCTGACGGCACGTCGATCCGTACCATCGAGCAGGCAGTAGGTGTCCGTGTCACAGCCGAACGGCACGGTCGCTCGCGTCTCGACGCCCAATTGGGCCTCAATACAAGCCGCCGGCATGTCGCCGAGCGCGATGATCTTGAACCCGAAGCGGTAACTGTCCTCGGCGAGAGCATGGAGGAATCCCTGCGGGTAAAAATACGGTTCGTAGTCCTGAACAAAGTAGTAGCGTTCGATCGCCCGATCGGCACGGCAGGCAACCACATGCGCGGTTTCCCAACTGCTGGCCAACACCGCATCGATGCCATCAATCCGTGGCCGGGCACTGCGAATCGGCACATCCATCCAAGGCCATCCGCGCCGGATCACATCCACGTGTCTGGTCACGTCTTCGGTATCTCTGTCATAGAGGTACAGCACGCACTCATGACCTCGGGACTGCAGTGTCTTGATCATCCTGAAAAGTGTCGTGTGACCGCCCGACCCTTGGGCCGGCGGAAAGCACACAACGCCCACGCGCAGAGGCTCATGGTTTCGATCCAGACGACTCGCGGAGACATTCCGGGGGACGGCGGCGGAGTTGGTTATGTCTTCGGGCCGAAGCAGGAACTGCCGCTCCGGCCATGCATATCGATCGCTCATCCACCGGCCGAGCCGAAGCGATGCCCTGGCCATCAGCTCTTCGCGACCGCCCGCTCGCCAGACACGCGCGACGCGCCGAGTCATTTCCGCAGCCTTCGTGATCATGATCATCAACTCCATTCCGGTCATCCCACGCGGGGCACTGACCCGTGACGCGACTTGTGGTGAAGGATCTTCAGACCTCCGGCGGTTACCTGTTCCAAAATTGCGCCCCATGACAACACCAGATAGCAGAGCCCACCAGCTAGACCCCCAACCAGCAAAGCCACGATGTTCTGACTGATCACAATCTCGGTCAAGCGAGCGATCACCCCGGCAACGATGGCAGCCATCAGCGGGCCCTTCAGCGCGTGCAGCATCGCAACCGGACCGCCAGGCGCAATCCGGCGGATCAAGATCATGTAGGCCGGCAAGATTGCCACGGTCACGACGACGACGTGAGCAGTTGCCACGCCACGCAGACCGTCCCAGGCCGCGCCCGCCCACATTGCCGGGAGCAGGAGGATCAGCCACCCCGCCTGCACGGCCATGAGCACAGCGGTACGCCCGGTGCCGACGAGCAGGTTCGCGAACAACAAGGAGATCACGAACAGCGCGCCGTAGGCGCCCAAAATCTGCAGCACCGGAACGGCGGCGGTCCACTGCCTCCCATAGACGGTAGTGATCAACGGACCGGCCAATGCGATCGTCAAGGCGCTGATCGGAAATGCCACCAGGCCGACACTTCGCGCTGCGGTGGCCAACGCCGAACGCAGCGCGGTTTCGTCCTTGCCCACTTGGGAAAACGCTGGCATGGCCACCGTGTTCACCGTTGACGACAACACAGACGTTGCCCACGACGCAGTGTTGAATGCCAACATGTAGACGCCCAGGACGATTGGCCCCATGCGGTGACCGACGAAGATGTAGTCGAGATTCAGAAAGGTGAAGTTGATCAGGTTTGCCCCGGCCAACGGCACGCCGAACCGCAAGATCATCTTCAACTGGGAGCGATCGATGTTTGGGCGAACGAACGCCCTGAGCTGCCAGGCCAGGAACGCGCCCGAACACAGCTGACCGATCACTCGCGACCAGGCAAACGCCATCGTGCCGTCCCCGTGAACCGCAAGCAGGACGAGCGATGCGTTCGCCGGGACGAACCCCACCAACGACGAACTGAAAACCAGCCGCTGCCGGAAGTCCCTGGCCGCCAGCGCAGTCGGCGCGGTGAACACCCCATTGAGGATGATTGACAGCGCGAGTACCCGGACCGCACCTGCCGCGTCCGGCGCGCCCATCACCGTTGCCAACGGACCCGCCATCATCATCGTCGCAATGCCCAGCGACGTTGTCGTCACCAATGCCAAGGCCACGACGGTCGGCCCAATCTTGCGTGGGTCGAAGTCTCGCCGCTGAAGGCAGGAGCCCAAGCCGAAGTCTGAGAAGCTCGAAACAATCGCATACACGGTGGCAGCGACCGCGAAGACACCGAACTCACGTGGTGTGACGATCCGCAACACGATGGCCGTGATCGCGATCGTGACCAGCTTGACGAAGATCGTGTTGGCCGCGCTCCACATGGCGCCGCTGCGGACCGCCCCCGCGTCCAGGACGGCGCTACGTTTTTCGCTCATGTGCCGGTCACGCGCCATCTGCGCCAGCGGTAGGACTCGACGATGCGGTTCAGCGCCCGGTCGGCCCCGGCGAGCGCGCCCGAACTCGAGATCGACTGATAGTGATCGAACTGGCGCCAGGCAAGGGTGGACACGATCTCGGGGCATACCTGACGCGCAAAGCCGGCTAACTCCTGGGCCGACGCTGAGCTACCACCATCCGCGAGTGCCGCCATCCGTGCCCGCCGGAGGGCCTCGTTCGCCAACGCTCGGCGGGCCGCATGATGAGCCCGATCTCCGATCCGCGACGCCACCGTAGGATGCTCAGCGAAGAACGTGTCGAACACATTGGTTCGAGCTTGAAGGTCGGCCAACCAGAGACCTTCGGATCGGCCATGGTGCATATTGGCGCCGTGATCGCGGTAGTAGGCCTGATCCGGTCCGTTGATGCGGCCGACATCGCTGACCGCTGCGATGCGTAGCCATAACTCCATGTCGGCCTCATGTGGCATGTCGGCGCGGTAGCCGACCAGTCGACGCATGATGTCGGTTCGGACAACGGCCTCCGGGCTGAGGATGACATTGCCGCCGCGACGGCACAGCCGCCGGATCCATCCGACTCCGTTCCACACGGTCCAACTGCTGCGGCGCCCAATGAACTCCGGCGGAGTGTCGACGAAATCCTGTGGATGGCCGTAGACCAATCCGACGGTGGGATTGGCGCGCATCAGGCCCGTGGCCCGGCCGAGCGAGCCTGGCGCGAGCAGATCGTCAGCAGACAACAAGACGACGTATTCGCCGCGCGCACGGGACAAGCCCTCGTTGTAGGTGGCGATGTGGCCGGCGTTTCGCTCGTGCAGCAAGACCTTGACTCGGGGGTTGGCATCAGCCAACTCTTGAGCGACCGCCTGGCTGCCGTCGGTCGAGCAGTCGTCGACGATCAACACGTCAACCGCGACGCCTGGCTGATCGAGCACCGAATGCACGGCCTGCGGCAAGTAGCGGCCGTAGTTGTAGCACGGGACCACGACCGAGACGGTGGGTAGAGGCACCTGGCTCCCCGGAGTTGATCTCGGGAGCATCCAGCGCGGCACGTCAGCCCCTCGTTCGCGCTGCCATGGCGGTGACCATTACCTGAGCAACAAACTCCTGCTGATCAACCGTCAGGTGGGGATGGATCGGCAGCGACAGGATCTCCCGCGCGGCTTGTTCCGCAACCGGGAACGAGCCGGGACCGTAACCCAGGTGGGCAAACGCGGGAGTCAGATGTATTGGGACCGGGTAGTGGATGCCGGCGCCGACGCCGGCTCTGTTGAGCGTCTGCAGCAGTTGATCACGGTGCGGCACTCGGACCACGTACAGGTGCCAGACGTCCTCGTTGCCGGGCGCACCCCGCGGCAGTCTGATTCCGGACAGATCATCGAGCAGGCCCCCATAACGCGCGGCGGTCCGGCGGCGACGGTCGTTCCAATCGGCCAGCCGCGACAGTTTCGCGTTCAGCACCACCGCCTGGATCGAGTCGAGCCGGGAATTGATCCCGACCACTTCGTGGTGATACTTGCGAGCACTGCCGTGTGCACTGATCAATCGAACCATCGCAGCAAGATCATCATCGTCGGTGAGGACGGCCCCGGCGTCGCCGGCTGCACCCAGATTCTTGCCCGGGTAGAAGCTTGTCGCGGCAATCCGACCGAGCGAGCCTGCGGCCCGACCATGTCGCCGCGCCCCTTGCGACTGCGCTGCGTCCTCGATGATCACCGCGCCACAGTCGCGCGCGATCGGCTCCAGCTGTTCGACGAACGCGGTCTGCCCGAAGAGGTGGACCGGCACGATCGCCTTGGTTCGCTCGGTGACCGCCGCCGCAACCTGCTGCGGATCGATCAACAGGTGATCGTGATCGACATCGACCGGCACCGGCAGCGCCCCGATCCGCGCGGCCGCCTCGGCTGTCGCAATGAACGTGTTGGCCGGCATGATCACCTCGTCGCCGGGTCCGACGCCTGCTGCCCGCATCGCCAACTCCAGAGCATCCGTGCCGTTGCCGACGCCGACGCAGTGCCGGACACCGATCAGATCGGCGTAGCCGGCCTCGAACTCGGCAACCGCCGGGCCACCGATGAAGGCGGTGTCGGCAAAGAGCTGCTTCAAGCCGACCTGTACGTCCGCGTCGATCTCTGCCTGCTGCGCACCAAGATCAACCATCGGAATCTGCATCAGGGGTTCACCATCCCTTCCCTGCTTGCCGTTTCATGCTTGACCACATCCCCCATCCGTTCGGCCAGCCGATACCGGGTGACATCGACTGCCGAGCGCGCCAATGACGGCGCCATCCGTCGCAGCCGCAACCGATTGCTGCCCACCTCTGCGTACACGCCGGCCAGCCGCCGCGAAGCCCGGCCGGTGCTGTAGCGGTAGCCGACCAACTCACGACCGAATCGGCCCAACTCGGTGCGCAGCCCGGCATCGCCCAACAACGGCCGCAACGCACCTTCCAGATCACGTACACCCGCGCCCCCGGCGCCGAACCAACCCGCGTGCAGGAATCGTTCGGAGTTGTCGGGCCGCAGCGACTGCCAGAATCCGGCCTCACCCTGGACGATCAGCGGCTTGCCGTGGGCCATCGCCTTGATCGCCGACGTACCCATCCCGATCGCCACATCGGCCGCCTCGTACACCGGCTCCGGATCCGGCAGGAACCCCAGCGGGCGGACGATTTCGCGGCCGTGACGCTGATTGACCTGCTGAGCACGACGACAAACCTGCTCGAACCCTTCTCCGTCGCCGGCGATCAACAGCCGGATCGGGTAGTCGGCAGACAGCCGATCGACAACCGCAATCAACGCCAGCACACCCTGCAGCTTTTCCAGCTCGGTGGTCAGCATCGACACCGTCGAGATCACCAGCTCATCGGACCGAACCCCCCACCGAGCGCGTGCAGCCACCACATCCCTGCTCTGGTTGGTGATCATGTCCACCGACGGTTCAATCAGGAACGTCCGACGGCCGAGCGAGTGCTGCCGAGTGGCAAGCGCCGGAGTACCGACCACGATCGGCAACCCACGCGGCAAGAACGCCGGAACCGCCATCGACAGCACCGACATCAGCACCGGGGTGCGACGCAACACGCCGGCCCCGAAGGCCGCGTCCAGGCACGGTCGCCATTCGTACCCGTGGACCAGATCGATGTGCTGTTGCCCGATCACGGTGATCAACTTGCGCACCCACTCCCGTCCGCGGCGCGGATCGGGAGCAGTGATCAGCTCCAGTCCCAGCGTGCGGGCCCGGTCGACCAGGACGCCTGCCGGGGCGAAGATGCTGACCCGGTGCCCGTGACCGCCCATCGCGGCGGCCAGCTCGATGGCGGTCAGCTGACTGCCGCCCATGCCCATCTGATGCGGGCAGACCAGGATCCTCATGACAGCCTCTCAGAGGTGAGATGCAGACTCGCAGCCCGCCCGATCCGGTGATGATCAAAAAGATCCCGTCCGTCCAGCCGGCGGGCGGGCACCCCGGCCCAGGTCTCGTACGACGGGAGATCATCGACGAGCACGCCGCCCATGCCCAACGTCGCGTACGCACCGACCGCCAGTCGTTGCCGGACCGATGAGCCCATGCCCAGGTAGGCTCCCCGTCCGACCCGCACGCCGCCGCCGAGCAGCACACCCGCTGCCAGGGTTGCAAAGTCGGCGACCACGTCGTCGTGGGTGAGCACCACCGACGGCATCGCCACCACGTGTGCACCGACCGTCACCGAGGCGGTCAGCACGACTCCCGACAGCAGGATGCTGCCGGGACCGACCACGCAACCGGGCGGGATCCGAACCCCGCGGTCGATACAGGTCGCGAATCGCTGCTGCTCCACACCGGCCGTGATCAGCCGGCGGACCACGCGTTCTCGGGCCGGACCGGCGCCGATGCAGACCAGCAGCTGTTCGTCCCGCAGTGGCGCCTGGCTGACGTGCCCGATCACCGGGACGCCGTCCAGCTGCGAACCGTGCAGGCTTTCGTTGTCGTCGAGCACTCCGACGATCCGATGCGTTCCCGTCGCGGCGACGGAGGCGATCACCTCCCGCGCCAATCCGCCGGCCCCCAACAACAGCAGCGATTTCATGATCGCTCCGCCCCCGAGGCCGCCTGCAAGCAGTCGATCACTCGTTGTTGATCTTCAACGCTGAGCTGGTGGTAGAGCGGAAGGATGATCGTGTGACCGGTGAGCCGTTCGGTGTTGGGCAGCGGTGTCACCAGCTCCGCCGCCGCATACGCCGGCTGCCGATGCGCGGCCATGATTCCTCTGCGGGCCGAGATTCCCTCGCTGGCGAGCTTCTCCAGCAGCTCCTCCCGGTTCAACGGGAACTCGGCGGCGAGCTCGATCCAGTACGACTGGAAGTTGCTCATCCCCCACGGCGGATCAGTGACCACCCGGACACCCGGGATGTCGACGAGCGCTGTCCGATAGCGGGCTGCCAACGCCCGCCGACGATTCACCAGCTGATCGAGTTTTTCCAGCTGGACAAGGCCGACCGCGGCCTGGAGGTCAGTCATCCGATAGTTGAAGCCGACCTCGGCATACTTCTCCGCCGGCGACAACAGCACGCTGTGCCGATCAGCCGCGGACGTGCTCATCGCGTGCTCGCGCAGGGTACGGGCGCGCTCGGCCCAGCGCCGATTGCCGGTAGTGATCATGCCGCCCTCGCCGGTCGTGATCAACTTCCGCGGATGGAACGACCAGGTGGCCAGATCCGCACCGACACCGACTGGCCGGCCGCGATAGCTGGATCCCGCCGCACAGGCGGCATCCTCGATCAGCACGACGCCGCGACCGTCGCAAACCTCCCGAATCGGTTCAAGATCAACAGGCAGCCCACCTTGATCGACGATGATCACCGCGGTCGTCCGCGCGGTCATCGCCGCCTCGATCGTTGCTGCCGTCACGTTCCCGGTGAC belongs to Microlunatus elymi and includes:
- a CDS encoding DegT/DnrJ/EryC1/StrS family aminotransferase, which translates into the protein MTERINVMKPWLGTEEAAAVAETIASGWVAQGPRVAQFEAAFADRQQAPYAIATSSCTAALHLALLVAGVGQGDDVVVPSLSFIATANAPTYAGARPVFADVDPVTGNVTAATIEAAMTARTTAVIIVDQGGLPVDLEPIREVCDGRGVVLIEDAACAAGSSYRGRPVGVGADLATWSFHPRKLITTGEGGMITTGNRRWAERARTLREHAMSTSAADRHSVLLSPAEKYAEVGFNYRMTDLQAAVGLVQLEKLDQLVNRRRALAARYRTALVDIPGVRVVTDPPWGMSNFQSYWIELAAEFPLNREELLEKLASEGISARRGIMAAHRQPAYAAAELVTPLPNTERLTGHTIILPLYHQLSVEDQQRVIDCLQAASGAERS